The Rhopalosiphum maidis isolate BTI-1 chromosome 2, ASM367621v3, whole genome shotgun sequence genome segment taagtcAGCATATCTCTGCACCAGTTGCGTTTTAATCTCCTAGGAGGATTTCCCGGAATAACAATTGATGAGAGTGTTTTAACTAAAGGATTTGAATGAGTTGCAAGCTTGTTATgaaatcttttataataagtagctGCTTCttcattaatagttttaatttttaggtctGTGTGGAGAGTATGATTTGAAACATAAGGGGGGGAGTttgttaattttcttaatgttatattttgaaaagtctGAATACgatttgtatttgatttttttgcatTTCCCCACAGatcattcaatttataaacaattatattaatatattatattggaataGAATGTTAGGAATAGGATCTCCCaactatgaattaaaaaactactatttttataattaattataatttatattataaatataaatattaagattatgtttattgcaatttttttatttttattattaggctTATTATTTTCTGATTATGTGTACAATTGTAAAGAGAAAATAGAAATACTTATGTAAAACACTGTTTATACTCCATTTACATAGACCAACAATGTGAGAtattctgtatttttaaatattattaattacttttattttgttgacattttgattgttatattaaaaacaaattattattttcttacacacatacattttttaggtgttatatacttattagctAAAGcatatttggtttttaaagAACCTTCTTATTTGGaatgttgtttaaaatgtgGAGATTTGGTATGGACAAAgggacttttaaaaaaaggacCTGGTaagctacctatataatattttatattttaatttctttattaatattgatttttaattttaggtttATGTCATGGAATAGCTGGGAATggatatgtgtttttattattatataggttgaCCGGGgatacaaaacatttaaaccgTGCTTTACAAtttggtaaatttatttttactgatgAATGTATTCAAGGATCTAGAAGACCAGACAATTTGTACAGTTTATACGAAGGATTAGCTGGCACTGTTTGCTATTTAAGTGATTTGACTCAACCAGACAAAGCTAGTTTCCCATTCCTAgatgtgttttaattaaatattttgttgtatcaattatcaaatatacatactttgtaaatatattatgtttaaaatatttttaaatggatgTACATTTATGCATGTTATTGTTGAGGTATGAcataacttataattgtatttaatataatgtagataaACTATGCACAgactttataattatcaatatctcgAGGTATATCCACGATTAAAGATATCTTTAATCGTGGGTATATCTGAACATTATGAACTTGTGATTTTAGTTTATGATGAATGAAatcacgatatatatatatataattctatataattttatctatattgtgAATGAAGTTATCTCTTAAGTTTCATGTGTgttaatctattatataaatcattattttgacatgatttttagtttaagATTGAGTTTAGCCTCATAGACATGTTTAACAGTTGTTTGTTCTTCTGATTCTTCAGTATAAatctgtattaaatttgttatggtaatactttcattttaaaatataattttttaattcaatcaaatatatataatttaaaaattcttaaataacaagtacttattaaataattattaattaacattattcagAATCACAGTAACAATACTGAAGTAtagagtaaataaaaataattataaaaattagaacatatttatatttaaattactgtgCAAGCGGCAtagcataacaatataattaaaattgacttGACATTAGTCATTTTTGGAATGAGACTGACTGGAggatattaatgtattatgaaaaatgttttgtattattgtttgaatttGACTTCCAGAAAATGTTTGATCAACAGGAAACTCACGTATTATACTCTTATACAATGTTTTCATTGACTTTTTTAACTCGcttgaattttctattttatttggcTTTTCTATAACTAATgcttctaatttttttaatctctcATTGGTTTTTATactatctaatttaaatttttcaaattcttcaTATAGAGATTCAATACaaactgtttttaatgatGCAGCAATTTGATCAGTTTGGTTATTCTCAACAATTTCTTTTACTTGTATCAAAGAGTCATTTTTAGGAGCTGTATTTAATGGTTCTTGACTTACAATTTCcagaaaatcatttatatcattttcttTGATTTCATAAACATTCTTGACAGTTACagttaaacataaacattgtTTGCCATTAGTCAAAATTTTCCAAGCACCCATTTCAGCATatggtatgtatataattcttTGAGTGCTGTCATTAACCCCTAATAAAGACCTTTCCCAGCCTTCTTGATTAacattaacttttaagtattgACTATCTTCGATGTTATTAGAAACTTCTGGTCCAATTGTATTACCCTGAACTGTACTcgcaacataaattatttccaCAACACTACCAAACATTGCTACATTGTCATTTCGAGATGGATAATACAGATCAAACCAAAACAGTTCCTTAAACCCATTAAGTTTCCACAGAACAAATGCCAAGTGTGAATTGAAGTCCACAGCGtcatttgtatttgaaaattgtaaatgcCAGTTCTCTTTGGATAGGAATTCAACtgtattgttttcatttacaTTGTACTTGAAATCTTTAGTTAACACAAGATTGACGAGAATTGAACTTTTACTACCATAAAGTAAGAGTTGATAGTAATTTAACTTCACATCTCCAGCCAATGCAAATCCATATTTACCAACTGcagttaattcattattttcaagCTTACTAACAGTGACTGCTTTCGCGACAATAGTAGCAACTATTGGAGGATGAGTTTCCAGAGATTTTGGTCGCCGAATTGATTGATTGGCATCATTATGatgatgtttaaatgtttcgCTTTTATTGGTTGAgtccataaataaaaaaaagtattacttgaacaataattattatatgaaatgtatttaacaattCAAAACATCAAcaacataattgttttaatgttttgcaCATGATATAACTGATATATCATAGTttagcatttaaaattatttatcattcatcaatttatcatagaaaaaaaaatgattaccaAAAGTATCAACACCAAATGATAACATGGAACAACCATGGTAGTAATTACTAACTATATGATCTATATGattctatattctatagaatacaagataatattattttaagctattttagttgttttacCAATGAGTTTTATGAATTGAATAGgtaaataggtaatacaatatacaaatgtgtttatttaataaataaacatctgCACTCTGCATTTTGAAACTAGAAATCAAgcacttataattatagtaaattgatGTAGTGCAAGCTGATCAATGTTCAAGAATGACATGAACATTTCTTTAGTgaacagaaattaaaaaaattcatttttgataGTTGTAATGTAGTacagaaaatgtataaaataaatgacatatgtcatgaatataaataaacatttaatcgtTTATTCATCAACTAAAATCACAAGTTCAGAATGTTCAGATATACCTTGAGATactgataattataaagtCTCAGTCAAGTCAGTCTCATTCCAAAAATGACTAATGTCaagtcaattttaattatattgttatgctaTGCCGCTTGcacagtaatttaaatataaatatgttctaatttttataattatttttatttactctaTACTTCAGTATTGTTACTGTGATTctgaataatgttaattaataattatttaataagtacttgttatttaagaatttttaaattatatatatttgattgaattaaaaaattatattttaaaatgaaagtattaccataacaaatttaatacagatTTATACTGAAGAATTAGAAGAACAAACAACCGTTAAACATGTCTATGAGGCTAAACTCAATcttaaactaaaaatcatgtcaaaataatgatttatataatagattaacACACATAAAACTTAAGAGATAACTTCATTcacaatatagataaaattatatagaattatatatatatatcgtgatTTCATTCATCATAAACTAAAATCACAAGTTCATAATGTTCAGATATACCCACGATTAAAGATATCTTTAATCGTGGATATACCTcgagatattgataattataaagtcTGTGCATAGTttatctacattatattaaatacaattataagttatgTCATACCTCAACAATAACATGCATAAATGTAcatccatttaaaaatattttaaacataatatatttacaaagtatgtatatttgataattgatacaacaaaatatttaattaaaacacatcTAGGAATGGGAAACTAGCTTTGTCTGGTTGAGTCAAATCACTTAAATAGCAAACAGTGCCAGCTAATCCTTCGTATAAACTGTACAAATTGTCTGGTCTTCTAGATCCTTGAATACATTcatcagtaaaaataaatttaccaaaTTGTAAAGCAcggtttaaatgttttgtatcCCCGGtcaacctatataataataaaaacacatatccATTCCCAGCTATTCCATGACATaaacctaaaattaaaaatcaatattaataaagaaattaaaatataaaatattatataggtagcttACCAGgtcctttttttaaaagtcccTTTGTCCATACCAAATCTCcacattttaaacaacattCCAAATAAGAAGGTTctttaaaaaccaaatatgCTTTAGCTAATAAGTATACAAcacctaaaaaaaatgtttatttaataattttaatattttattattattattttgtatttacagaacaaatttcaattaattgtgtttttttttttttaataattgacattatatcaaaataattataaaaaaattaatttgattacctGGAGCTCCGTGACACCAATGAACCAGTTCATCTTGTTCAGGTCTTTTTCTCAAACCTAATTCATCCATTGCGCAAGGGAAATTACCACTAATTGATTGTAATGATATCAGcacatctatacatttttttatatcttgcATAGctttttgttcttttttaataaaacaaggaAATGAAATTAGTACTTGTAGTATTGTACACAAACCATGAGCTGctcctataaataaaaataattttgaaatattcagaaaaataaatttgtataataaacacaaataattacctaaatattctgtattgtaatatgaatacatgagaggaaatatacttttatgttttttagaataattgcGCCCAGACTCCACAATTGTTAAACAAAGTTGAATAATGTCTAAGTCagctattatttttctattaaaaactttttctaACCATAAAAGACCAAAAAGATAACCAGCACGACCAACAAATAATTCATCTCCTCCtggcttaaaaaaattgattggcTTACAAACAGCTaatccatttttaaaatgttctaaatACATTTCTGCTGTTTTCTCATCACCAATTTTGTGAAATATTGCAGCATTTACGGCATTAACTCCAGCATCACCACAAATGAATTGACTTGAGTATTTTTCAGATGAATTGTGCCGCCTTAGTCTTGAAACCTCAACTGCCTTACTCAATAAGGCAGTGGAATCATTTTTAAACCCTTCTGATGTAGctaaatgataatacatatatgctATA includes the following:
- the LOC113552871 gene encoding lanC-like protein 3 homolog translates to MSKRYFNNVFSDSQEVSLNMSYDFLKHNVYNLMEDISQNTSFSSDNDLYIGTTGIAYMYYHLATSEGFKNDSTALLSKAVEVSRLRRHNSSEKYSSQFICGDAGVNAVNAAIFHKIGDEKTAEMYLEHFKNGLAVCKPINFFKPGGDELFVGRAGYLFGLLWLEKVFNRKIIADLDIIQLCLTIVESGRNYSKKHKSIFPLMYSYYNTEYLGAAHGLCTILQVLISFPCFIKKEQKAMQDIKKCIDVLISLQSISGNFPCAMDELGLRKRPEQDELVHWCHGAPGVVYLLAKAYLVFKEPSYLECCLKCGDLVWTKGLLKKGPGLCHGIAGNGYVFLLLYRLTGDTKHLNRALQFGKFIFTDECIQGSRRPDNLYSLYEGLAGTVCYLSDLTQPDKASFPFLDVF
- the LOC113554404 gene encoding uncharacterized protein LOC113554404, with product MDSTNKSETFKHHHNDANQSIRRPKSLETHPPIVATIVAKAVTVSKLENNELTAVGKYGFALAGDVKLNYYQLLLYGSKSSILVNLVLTKDFKYNVNENNTVEFLSKENWHLQFSNTNDAVDFNSHLAFVLWKLNGFKELFWFDLYYPSRNDNVAMFGSVVEIIYVASTVQGNTIGPEVSNNIEDSQYLKVNVNQEGWERSLLGVNDSTQRIIYIPYAEMGAWKILTNGKQCLCLTVTVKNVYEIKENDINDFLEIVSQEPLNTAPKNDSLIQVKEIVENNQTDQIAASLKTVCIESLYEEFEKFKLDSIKTNERLKKLEALVIEKPNKIENSSELKKSMKTLYKSIIREFPVDQTFSGSQIQTIIQNIFHNTLISSSQSHSKND